GCAAAAATCTCTGGTACTTTGACATTGCCCCGTCTTTCGGTATTTCGATCAAATAAGTTTATTTATGCGCAACTTATTGATGACGAGAAAAGTAAAACACTTATGTCCGCATCAGACCATTCCGTGAAGGGGAAAACTAAAATGGAACGTGCTAAAAAAACCGGTACAACCCTTGCAGAGGAAGCCAAAAAGAAACATATTACCAAGGTCGTTTTCGACCGCGGAGGATTTTCTTACGCGGGACGAGTAAGAGCATTGGCGGAAGGTGCTCGAGAGGGAGGGCTTGTATTTTAAAATAATATAGCTTCAGGAGCTAACGAAACTAAAAATTAATAAAAAACATGGATATCCAAAGCAAAACAGCTCAACCCGTGAAAGAAACTCCCGTAGAATCTAAAGAAGTTTCAACACCAATAGTATCAACAGCTCCCGGGAAGCCTGTTGCCCAGGGCGGGAGAGATACTAGAAATTTTCGACAAAATCATCGTCCCACAGGGAAAGGAGGGAGTGGAAGGCGAGGGGGTGGTGGAAGACCACATCGTTTTTCTCATGAACGTGCACGCCCTGAAT
The sequence above is drawn from the bacterium genome and encodes:
- the rplR gene encoding 50S ribosomal protein L18 encodes the protein MKSSNIKTAKRDRRRKRIRAKISGTLTLPRLSVFRSNKFIYAQLIDDEKSKTLMSASDHSVKGKTKMERAKKTGTTLAEEAKKKHITKVVFDRGGFSYAGRVRALAEGAREGGLVF